The proteins below come from a single Aegilops tauschii subsp. strangulata cultivar AL8/78 chromosome 6, Aet v6.0, whole genome shotgun sequence genomic window:
- the LOC109747228 gene encoding uncharacterized protein: protein MSIRRLGASDFRGVRERRSGAFSAEIWFREKRLVLGTFDAAEEVARAHDAAAWRLLRPRRDMNFPNVSSQRARDLAPLPWLFTDEDRRVHRRRQRRLAIAEKDVEALVVWRGGYPQDIIDERQFYKQLRSERDARRRERAAYLEDKRPRKQAAQLKLKLRETSGWDFEDEQLADAYLQTSEEDITESE, encoded by the coding sequence ATGTCGATCCGCCGCCTGGGCGCTTCGGATTTTCGCGGAGTCCGCGAGCGccgctccggcgccttctccgcCGAGATCTGGTTTCGCGAGAAACGTCTCGTCCTCGGCACCTTCGACGCCGCAGAGGAGGTGGCCCGCGCgcacgacgcggcggcgtggcgcctcctgAGGCCTCGTCGGGATATGAATTTTCCCAACGTGTCGAGCCAGCGGGCACGGGATCTGGCGCCTCTCCCGTGGCTtttcaccgacgaggatcgtcgtgtCCACCGAAGGCGGCAGCGTCGCCTCGCCATCGCAGAGAAGGACGTGGAAGCCTTGGTGGTGTGGCGCGGAGGCTACCCGCAGGACATCATCGACGAGCGCCAGTTCTACAAGCAATTGAGATCGGAGAGGGACGCGAGGAGGagggagcgagccgcctatctgGAGGACAAGCGTCCGCGGAAGCAGGCAGCTCAATTGAAACTGAAGCTACGAGAAACGTCGGGTTGGGACTTTGAAGACGAGCAGCTTGCTGACGCCTACCTTCaaacgtcggaggaggacattaccGAGTCGGAGTGA